The following proteins are co-located in the Bradyrhizobium sp. AZCC 2176 genome:
- a CDS encoding M20 aminoacylase family protein, producing the protein MPIVNRVAEFQPDIQAWRRDIHQHPELLYDVHRTAALVAARLREFGCDEVITGIGRTGVVGVIKGNRPAGTGDVKVIGLRADMDALPIEEATNLPYVSKTKGLMHACGHDGHTAMLLGAARYLAETRNFAGDAVVIFQPAEEGGAGAVAMIKDGLMDRFGIEQVYGMHNGPGIPVGAFALRPGPIMAGGDAVIIKIEGRGGHAAQPHKSIDSVLVGAQLITALQSIVSRSVDPLESAVISMCEFHAGCARNVIPQTAELKGTVRTLNGEVRKMVERRVREVVAGVAQITGARIDLEYTHGYPVTVNHSQQTDVATRAARDIAGDANVHVMPPLMAGEDFAFMLEQRPGALIFCGNGDSAGLHHPAYNFNDEAIVFGTSYWIKLVENTLAA; encoded by the coding sequence ATGCCCATTGTCAACCGCGTCGCCGAGTTCCAACCCGATATCCAGGCCTGGCGCCGGGATATTCATCAACACCCGGAACTGCTCTACGACGTGCACCGCACTGCGGCATTGGTGGCGGCTCGTCTGCGGGAATTCGGCTGCGACGAGGTTATTACCGGTATCGGCCGCACCGGCGTCGTCGGCGTCATCAAGGGCAACCGGCCCGCCGGCACGGGTGACGTGAAGGTCATCGGGCTGCGGGCGGATATGGACGCGCTGCCGATCGAGGAGGCGACCAATCTGCCTTACGTTTCCAAAACGAAGGGCCTGATGCATGCCTGCGGCCATGACGGCCACACCGCCATGCTGCTGGGGGCGGCGCGCTATCTCGCCGAGACCCGCAATTTCGCAGGCGATGCAGTCGTGATCTTCCAGCCGGCCGAAGAGGGCGGCGCGGGCGCCGTCGCAATGATCAAGGACGGGCTGATGGACCGTTTCGGCATCGAGCAGGTCTACGGCATGCATAACGGCCCGGGCATTCCGGTCGGCGCGTTTGCGCTTCGGCCCGGTCCGATCATGGCCGGAGGCGATGCCGTCATCATCAAGATCGAGGGGCGCGGTGGCCACGCCGCACAGCCGCACAAATCCATCGATTCCGTTCTGGTCGGCGCGCAGTTGATCACGGCGCTGCAGTCGATCGTGTCGCGCAGCGTCGATCCGCTGGAATCGGCGGTCATTTCGATGTGCGAATTTCACGCCGGCTGCGCCCGTAATGTGATTCCGCAAACCGCTGAGCTGAAGGGTACCGTCCGCACCCTGAACGGCGAAGTGCGGAAAATGGTGGAAAGGCGGGTCCGCGAGGTCGTCGCCGGCGTGGCGCAGATCACGGGCGCCAGGATCGATCTGGAGTACACCCACGGCTATCCGGTAACGGTCAACCATAGCCAGCAGACGGATGTCGCGACGCGGGCAGCCAGAGACATCGCCGGCGATGCCAATGTGCATGTGATGCCACCGCTGATGGCCGGCGAGGATTTCGCCTTCATGCTGGAGCAGCGGCCGGGTGCGCTGATCTTCTGCGGCAACGGCGACAGCGCAGGGCTCCATCACCCCGCCTACAATTTCAACGACGAGGCGATCGTGTTCGGCACCTCTTACTGGATCAAGCTGGTCGAGAACACGCTGGCCGCGTAA
- a CDS encoding M20 aminoacylase family protein produces the protein MPIVNRVADLQSDIQAWRRDIHEHPELLYDVHRTAAFVADRLREFGCDEVATGLGRTGVVGVIKGKQPGRGEIRVIGLRADMDALPIEEATNLPHASKTPGLMHACGHDGHTAMLLGAARYLAETRNFAGDAVVIFQPAEEGGAGADAMIKDGLMDRFGIEQVYGMHNGPGIPVGSFAIRSGPVMAATDSIDIKIEGLGGHAARPNKCIDSVLVGSQLITALQSIVSRTIDPLESAVISICEFHAGNARNVIPQTAELRGTVRTLTPEVRETVEKRVREVCEGVAKMTGAKVDLVYERGYPVTKNHAEQTDFATQVAKEVAGAQNVHEMPPLMGAEDFSYMLEARPGAFIFCGNGDSAGLHHPAYDFNDEAIVYGTSYWIKLVENKLAAA, from the coding sequence ATGCCCATCGTCAACCGCGTCGCCGATCTGCAATCCGATATCCAGGCCTGGCGCCGTGACATCCATGAACATCCCGAATTGCTGTACGATGTCCACCGCACTGCAGCATTCGTGGCGGACCGCTTGCGCGAATTCGGCTGCGACGAGGTGGCGACCGGCCTTGGCCGCACCGGCGTCGTCGGCGTCATCAAGGGCAAGCAGCCTGGCAGAGGCGAGATCAGGGTAATCGGGCTTCGCGCCGACATGGACGCGCTGCCTATCGAGGAGGCGACCAATCTGCCCCATGCCTCCAAGACGCCGGGCCTGATGCACGCCTGCGGCCATGACGGCCACACCGCGATGCTTTTGGGTGCAGCGCGCTATCTCGCCGAGACCCGGAATTTCGCCGGCGACGCGGTCGTGATCTTTCAGCCGGCCGAGGAGGGCGGTGCGGGCGCCGACGCCATGATCAAGGACGGACTGATGGACCGGTTCGGCATCGAGCAGGTCTACGGCATGCATAACGGCCCGGGGATTCCGGTCGGCTCCTTTGCCATCCGGTCCGGTCCTGTCATGGCGGCGACCGACTCGATCGACATCAAGATCGAGGGCCTCGGCGGCCACGCCGCGCGCCCGAACAAGTGCATCGATTCCGTGCTGGTCGGCTCGCAGTTGATCACCGCCCTGCAATCGATCGTCTCGCGGACCATCGATCCGCTGGAGTCGGCTGTGATCTCAATCTGCGAATTCCATGCCGGCAACGCTCGCAACGTGATCCCGCAAACCGCCGAACTCAGGGGCACGGTGCGGACGCTGACGCCGGAAGTTCGCGAAACGGTCGAGAAGCGGGTACGCGAGGTGTGTGAGGGCGTAGCCAAAATGACCGGCGCCAAAGTCGATCTGGTTTACGAGCGCGGCTATCCCGTGACCAAGAACCATGCCGAGCAGACCGACTTCGCCACGCAGGTGGCCAAGGAAGTGGCCGGCGCCCAGAACGTCCACGAGATGCCGCCGCTGATGGGCGCCGAAGATTTTTCCTATATGCTGGAGGCGCGGCCGGGCGCCTTCATCTTCTGCGGCAACGGCGACAGCGCCGGGCTCCATCACCCCGCCTATGATTTCAACGACGAGGCGATCGTGTACGGCACCTCGTACTGGATCAAGCTGGTCGAGAACAAGCTGGCGGCGGCGTAA
- a CDS encoding ImuA family protein, producing the protein MSTARTSTLATLRGSIERIETHGDAHDLNKVALGHAAADSVLHGGFALAVVHEVFAEGHQSAAATGFIAGLAGRVSPRRPLVWVRQDFSEIESGALSMSGLCELGLDPRLLVTVRAPDTDAALRTAADALACDALGAVVLEVWGQARQLDLVASRKLTLAAQASGVTALLLRMAAEPRPSTAETRWIVRAAHSPPSVPWHAWGAPVFDAQLVRNRHGPVGRWIMEWKCDECLFREPSAYPQPVAATPAHRPHQAQAHSVFKRSGYRFA; encoded by the coding sequence ATGAGCACCGCACGCACAAGCACGCTTGCAACTTTGCGCGGGAGCATCGAGCGGATCGAGACGCATGGCGATGCGCATGATCTCAACAAGGTCGCTCTTGGCCATGCGGCAGCGGATTCTGTGCTGCACGGCGGGTTTGCGCTCGCCGTGGTGCATGAAGTGTTCGCCGAGGGCCACCAGAGCGCGGCGGCGACCGGATTCATCGCAGGGCTCGCGGGAAGGGTATCGCCGCGCCGGCCGCTGGTCTGGGTGCGGCAGGACTTTTCGGAAATTGAATCGGGTGCGCTGTCGATGAGCGGGCTTTGCGAGCTGGGTCTCGATCCGCGGCTGCTCGTGACCGTGCGCGCGCCCGATACCGACGCCGCGTTGCGGACCGCCGCGGATGCGCTGGCCTGCGATGCGCTCGGCGCCGTCGTGCTGGAAGTCTGGGGGCAGGCGCGTCAGCTCGATCTCGTCGCCAGCCGCAAGCTCACGCTGGCCGCGCAAGCCTCCGGCGTCACCGCGCTGCTGCTGCGGATGGCGGCGGAGCCGCGGCCTTCGACCGCGGAAACCAGATGGATCGTGCGCGCGGCGCATTCGCCGCCGTCTGTACCCTGGCACGCCTGGGGCGCGCCCGTGTTCGACGCGCAGCTTGTTCGTAACCGTCATGGCCCGGTCGGCCGCTGGATCATGGAATGGAAATGTGATGAGTGCCTTTTCAGAGAACCGTCGGCGTATCCTCAGCCTGTGGCTGCCACGCCTGCCCATCGACCGCATCAAGCGCAAGCACATAGCGTTTTCAAGCGAAGTGGGTACCGGTTCGCGTGA
- a CDS encoding Y-family DNA polymerase — translation MLSLWLPRLPIDRIKRKHIAFSSEVGTGSREENASKKRSGDNEELDKTPSVVVAKQHNAILIYALDETAVHAGLSIGLPLANARAICPELTVFDADEVADRKTLEDIADWCDRFTPLVALDLPHGLYLDITGCAHLFGGERALLQIVCGALSRRGFAVSAAIASTAICARTLTRQTSGKIVADGEEACAVGPLPVSALGAGEAITGGLRRAGLKTIGDVASRGRHEITARFGAGFTTLLEQALGEGDAPISPRKPLPDYIVEKRFPEPVATDTVIAMNLSALAAMLVTAMDRQGKGARRLDASFFRTDGAVRTISVDTGRPVTKPEVIDRLFRERLDALNDPLDPGFGFDLIRLSASRTEIVVQQQRDLDANVHDNDELAALIDRIAARIGGKRVVVHLPQDTHIPERAVLAVAAQHHLTAAAQAAWPERIESEPPLRPLRLFDRPEPIKVPFATVPDGPPHQFTWRRVTHAVVRVEGPERIAMEWWKQNGDGPTRDYFRIEDEAGLRFWIFRDGLYESELADAEGEPAPVRWFVHGLFA, via the coding sequence ATCCTCAGCCTGTGGCTGCCACGCCTGCCCATCGACCGCATCAAGCGCAAGCACATAGCGTTTTCAAGCGAAGTGGGTACCGGTTCGCGTGAAGAAAACGCGTCAAAAAAAAGGTCGGGCGACAACGAAGAGCTGGATAAAACCCCCAGCGTCGTCGTCGCCAAGCAGCACAACGCCATTCTGATTTACGCGCTCGACGAAACAGCCGTGCATGCCGGCCTCTCGATCGGCCTGCCGCTCGCCAATGCCCGCGCGATCTGTCCTGAGCTGACGGTGTTCGACGCCGACGAAGTCGCCGACCGCAAGACGCTCGAAGACATCGCCGACTGGTGCGACCGCTTCACGCCGCTGGTGGCGCTCGATCTGCCGCATGGACTCTATCTCGACATCACCGGCTGCGCCCATCTGTTCGGCGGCGAGCGCGCGCTGCTGCAGATTGTGTGCGGCGCGCTGAGCCGTCGCGGCTTTGCCGTCAGCGCCGCGATCGCGAGCACCGCGATCTGCGCCCGTACGCTGACGCGCCAGACTTCCGGAAAGATCGTTGCCGATGGCGAGGAGGCCTGCGCCGTCGGTCCGCTGCCGGTCTCCGCGCTCGGCGCCGGTGAGGCCATCACCGGCGGCCTGCGCCGCGCCGGCCTGAAAACCATCGGCGACGTTGCCTCGCGCGGACGTCACGAGATCACGGCGCGTTTCGGCGCCGGCTTCACGACGCTATTGGAGCAGGCGCTGGGCGAGGGCGATGCGCCGATCAGTCCCCGAAAGCCGCTGCCGGATTACATCGTCGAGAAACGCTTTCCCGAACCGGTCGCCACCGACACCGTGATCGCGATGAACTTGTCTGCGCTCGCTGCCATGCTGGTCACGGCGATGGACAGACAGGGCAAGGGCGCGCGACGGCTGGACGCGAGTTTCTTCCGCACCGACGGCGCGGTGCGCACCATCTCGGTCGATACCGGCCGTCCGGTGACGAAGCCAGAGGTGATCGACCGCCTGTTTCGCGAACGGCTCGATGCGCTCAACGATCCCCTCGATCCCGGCTTCGGCTTCGATCTCATCAGGCTGTCCGCCAGCCGCACCGAAATCGTGGTGCAGCAGCAGCGCGATCTCGACGCCAATGTGCATGACAATGACGAACTGGCCGCGCTGATCGACCGCATCGCTGCGCGCATCGGGGGAAAACGCGTCGTCGTGCATCTGCCGCAGGATACCCACATTCCCGAACGCGCTGTGCTGGCCGTAGCAGCACAGCATCATCTGACGGCCGCCGCGCAGGCGGCATGGCCGGAGCGCATCGAAAGCGAGCCGCCGCTGCGGCCGTTGCGGCTGTTCGACAGGCCGGAACCGATCAAAGTGCCGTTTGCAACCGTGCCCGACGGCCCGCCGCATCAGTTCACCTGGCGGCGTGTGACGCATGCGGTGGTGCGGGTGGAGGGGCCCGAACGCATCGCCATGGAATGGTGGAAGCAGAACGGCGATGGCCCGACGCGGGATTATTTCCGCATCGAGGACGAAGCGGGCTTGCGCTTCTGGATCTTTCGCGACGGGCTCTATGAAAGCGAGTTGGCCGATGCGGAAGGCGAGCCCGCGCCTGTCAGATGGTTCGTGCATGGGCTGTTCGCATGA
- a CDS encoding UdgX family uracil-DNA binding protein (This protein belongs to the uracil DNA glycosylase superfamily, members of which act in excision repair of DNA. However, it belongs more specifically to UdgX branch, whose founding member was found to bind uracil in DNA (where it does not belong), without cleaving it, appears to promote DNA repair by a pathway involving RecA, rather than base excision.) produces MHHITLDSETDFDGWRKAARALALNNVNPSDVTWRVADDAPELFEPAAPPLDPPHGTFNVSARFVELAEIAILHRNPERFALLYRLLWRLRHNHDLLDLATDPDVAEVAAMAKAVRRDEHKMHAFVRFREVGREKSHFVAWFEPEHHIVELAAPFFARRFADMPWSILTPDVCAHWDGHAVSITPGVAKSEKPTQDRLEETWRRYYASTFNPVRLKVQAMRKEMPRKYWRNLPEASLIKPLIEGAGRTASAMTANAATEPHRPPKRLEPPKESDRESDKENKMARKQADDLETLREEAADCRACHLYKHATQTVFGEGRQTARIMLVGEQPGDKEDLAGKPFVGPAGSMLDRALEEAGIDRRTVYVTNAVKHFKFVPRGKIRLHQKPNTPEIKACRQWYERELAAIKPELVVAMGATAAQSVFGKITPINKNRGHPIDLDDGTRALVTVHPSYLLRLPDAEAKEREYRRFVQDLKIAADVLRKSAHAA; encoded by the coding sequence ATGCACCACATCACCCTCGATAGCGAAACCGATTTCGATGGCTGGCGCAAAGCCGCCCGCGCGCTGGCACTGAACAATGTAAACCCCTCCGACGTGACGTGGCGCGTGGCTGATGATGCGCCCGAACTGTTCGAGCCGGCGGCGCCGCCGCTCGATCCGCCACATGGCACCTTCAACGTATCGGCCAGGTTCGTCGAACTGGCAGAGATCGCGATCCTGCACCGCAACCCTGAACGGTTCGCCCTGCTCTACCGCCTGCTATGGCGGTTGCGGCACAACCACGATCTGCTCGATCTCGCGACCGATCCTGACGTGGCCGAGGTCGCCGCCATGGCCAAAGCCGTGCGTCGCGACGAGCACAAGATGCATGCCTTTGTCCGCTTCCGCGAAGTCGGCCGCGAGAAGTCTCACTTCGTCGCCTGGTTCGAGCCGGAGCACCACATCGTCGAACTGGCCGCGCCGTTTTTCGCGCGCCGTTTCGCCGACATGCCCTGGTCGATCCTGACGCCGGATGTCTGCGCGCATTGGGACGGCCATGCCGTCTCGATCACGCCGGGGGTCGCCAAGAGCGAGAAGCCGACCCAAGACCGGCTGGAGGAAACCTGGCGGCGCTACTACGCCAGCACTTTCAATCCTGTGCGACTGAAAGTGCAGGCCATGCGTAAGGAGATGCCCCGGAAATACTGGCGGAACCTCCCGGAGGCCTCATTGATTAAACCCCTGATCGAAGGCGCCGGACGTACCGCCAGCGCGATGACCGCGAACGCGGCGACCGAACCGCACAGGCCGCCGAAGCGGCTGGAACCGCCCAAGGAAAGCGACAGGGAAAGCGACAAGGAAAACAAAATGGCCCGCAAACAGGCAGACGATCTTGAAACGCTGCGTGAGGAAGCCGCCGATTGCCGCGCCTGTCATCTTTACAAGCATGCGACCCAGACCGTGTTCGGCGAAGGCCGGCAAACAGCACGGATCATGCTGGTCGGCGAGCAGCCCGGCGACAAGGAAGATCTCGCCGGAAAACCTTTCGTAGGGCCCGCGGGGTCGATGCTCGACCGCGCGCTGGAAGAAGCCGGGATCGATCGCCGTACAGTCTACGTCACCAATGCGGTCAAGCATTTCAAGTTCGTGCCGCGCGGAAAGATCCGCCTGCACCAGAAGCCGAACACGCCGGAGATCAAGGCATGCCGGCAGTGGTACGAACGCGAACTTGCCGCGATCAAACCCGAACTGGTGGTGGCGATGGGGGCCACCGCGGCGCAAAGCGTGTTCGGGAAAATTACGCCGATCAACAAGAACCGCGGCCATCCAATCGATCTCGATGATGGAACCAGGGCGCTGGTGACGGTGCACCCGTCCTATCTGTTGCGATTGCCGGACGCAGAAGCCAAGGAACGCGAATACCGGCGCTTCGTCCAGGACCTCAAAATAGCCGCCGACGTGCTGCGAAAATCAGCCCATGCGGCCTGA